ATGAGAATCCattttttacccaaaaaaaaaaggagaatacATTGGTCTCCTTTAAAAACTGCAGATTTTTATGCTTTTGTGTTTGTAcgctctgtgtgtgtgtgtgtgtgtgtgtgtttgtgtgggAGTGtgtttcattttttcccttATATAATTCTATCTCTTTCAAGTCTCATTTTCAAGATCACCAGAATGGACACTGTTGAGGTTATCAGCTTCATACCATTTCTTTACTGCAATTTAGGCACTAGTTCTTTGCTGTTTTTCTAGATCTCTCTGCTTTGTTAAGAACCAGTCCTTTGTGCTCAGTATGTCAACTGTCCTTGTGTCCGATAGATTTGAGAATGTGCAGAAAGTAATTTATGTTAAACTAGGATTGTCTTGTTTTCTTATTTCTAAATGGAAAAAGGACAATTCCTGGGAGTTGTGGTCGTTTATGTACAGCAAGTCTGATTCTCGTGTTATTATGCAAAAATTagaagggggaaaaagaaaaaatgacagCGATATCTCAGGAGGAGTCTATTTGGGATATAGAATATGCTAAGCAGGCTATTTTGGAGATAGAATTTGTTGACTATGCTTCTGTGTTTTATGTATAATTTAGAACCTTATTTTTTGGGATTTTCAGTACTTAGGTAATGTAGCTGTCTCATAGGAGTTTTCCTGGCTTTGGTATTTACTGCTTTATAATTATCTTTAGAGTTTGAGTTTGCAATTCTTTTTAGCATTTAGATTTAAGGATTAGAGTTAGTCAAAGCACCACATCCTTTTGATGCGAGATAAATGGTAGGCAAGATAGGATTAGTTTAGGAGGTTATCAGCAATCCAATGTAGCCATCTTGCAGCAAATTTTAAGGTTTTGGTATATATTCCTGCTGTAGTTGAATTAGGAAAGGAACCATGTCCTAGATAATTAGGAGTTAAATCAGACACCTTTTGTGAAGAAGCAGACTTTGTAAAGATATAAGATGTTTTAAGTATTAGTATTTTATGCACTAGCAGTGCACAGATTTTTCTATGTGAGTGAATTTAAAATGCATGCCACATGCGGAACGGAAAAAGAGAATTTCATATATAATTGTGAATGTCTTTTAAATCTagaccctcttttctaagtatGCTGACATGTATTGCAGAGTAATCTTATATTAAATGTATTTAGAGTTCTTTGATTAATACACAAACCTTCTATACATTGCTGACACTGTGGAACTGCATTTTAGACACTGGATCTAGAGCTGTTTCCTTAATTGTTGGAAAGACTGTAGATGACTCTTCCAACATATGGGTACAGATTCTGGCTATCGGTTGCGTAGTTTCCTAAAGATTACTGAAATTTATTTTACTGCAAAtttataattaagaaatcaGCAAATTAAGAAATCAACATCATTTAAGGAGGAGTCATTCAGTGAGAAGCCTGGGTAATTTTGAGTTGTAATAGTGATATCCAGTACTGAGTCAGCTCCTTGGTATTTTCTTATGCACTAATGGGCTATCTCCTGTAGACACTAGTTGCCACAAAATTATATTTTCATCTGTATCTGTCAAAATAGTCTTGTTTGGTGCTCATCATTTTTTAAATTCTGATATTGCAAACGAGTTATGGGGTGAACAGTGCGTGAGAAAAACTTTGTTTGGAAAAACAATTTCaatgcccccccccccccccccccccaaaaaaaactcACTTTTCAACAACAAATAACGCACAAGTTAGCAGAATTATACATATGTTCAACTAAGCTGTCAGCTTTTTATGTCAATTACAAAAACAAAGTTAGAATGTGAAACACAAGCATCAGACATGAAACACACTATTCAGCCGGCAAAGCAAATGCATCGAAGGTAAAAATGGCAAAAAGGATGAATGGTTGTTGAAGTACATTTGAGATGAGATACATTTTCCCATTATGCAGATGATTTGAAATTCAGCATCTTCTGCCTTCTGGAACTTATTCTTGGGCATGCTGAAAACTGCTGTAATGACTTGGAAAAAAGCTTATGTTTATCACCCTTTCGAAGTTATGAGAGTTATTTTGCCACAGCATGCTTTCTGAAATCCAAAGACATTAATTGAATCAAAGGAAACAGAATACTTTTGCTGTTCGGTGGTATCTAATCTTGTGAGAAGAGGGGTCAACATCTGCTTGAGCAGTTTGCTCTTAGTGGTGATTAAACTCTGAACTCACCCAAGAAGTATATTTTCTTGTAATAATGAATACAAAATGACAACTAACTTCCTATAGAGAAGTTACCTTGAGGTAGAGAACTGACATTTTAAGCTAAAAAGAGATGCAGTTAGGGCTAGTCGATCAAGTTGAGGGCCCTGGAGATCTCATTTTTTGAAGATATGATTTGTCTAGATGGATTTATTAGCTTATATTTTTGGAGTATTAAAGTGGCTTCCTGAACTCTCTCCAAGGATAATGTTCTAGTATCTGTTCAAGAAACTGGTTGTCCTTGTTGATTTGGCACTAATAGTTTTGGCTATATTGTGGAAATAATCCATTTCATCAAACAATCTGGCATGCCTTGTCATGTTTGAGagtgttttatcattttgctGAGTCAAGCACATGTCCCTATATCTGTAGCTGGAGACTGTTGGATccatgtttttatttatttttatttttttatatctaTTTGCCTTAGCTGAAATCATTTATTACGGGGGAGTGGTGAGATTATTTTTCCACTAAAACACCCCTTGTTATTGGTGCTTTCTACATCTAGGCAACCCGTTGCCACTCTGCTTTTGTTATTCGTTCCCTTTGGTGCTAAAAATTGGTTCTTTTGATGTCTCAAACAGGCAAATCCTCCACAACTGCATTCCAACTTATTGTATATCCAACGATATAGGCGCCAAAGTCGTTTGGTCTCTGAAGCGGCCTACTTTTTCACTAACATGCTTTCAGCAGAGTCATTTGTTATGAATATCGATGCAAAAGCACTTTCAATGGATGAAACTGAATTTCAGAAGAATATGGAATATGCACATACACTTCTTTCAGGATTGTCAGGGGCCTCGGACAATCTGCCTGGGCAAAGTGATCAAAGGGTTGGACCTGTGAACCCTAGAGAAGGTTTGAATCATAACAAGCAGCAAGTCTCGACAATACAAAATCAGTCCTCACTCGAATCATCTGACACTAAGTCCAGGAATGAAGAGCCGTATGTGAAAGATCAGTTGTCTAAAATTCCATCAATCTCAGACCTGGAAAATAAAGGAGCAAACATGCTTTTGAAGGAGGATAAACTGAAGCAAGAATTTCAGGATTTCCCATATTTGTATTCTCGGGTCGGTGATCTGACAGTAGGCGACGTTGAAGACCTGCTGAACAGCTACAAGCAGCTTGTTTTCAAGTATGTCTCTCTTTCTAAAGGCTTAGGTCTGACAACTCTGCTTCATCCTTCATCCACAGAGCAACAGAAAGAACAGCATGAAGCCATATCTATGGAAGGGCATAAAGGGACAAGAGAAGAAAAGTCGATTGAAGAAAAATCAATTGATGAGTCATCAAAGGACTTTTCTCAGACTGCTGGAGATTTGAATGAATCATGTTCTGTGGTTGAGAATGCTGAATCCATGTTGTCTGAAGATGAAGCTGTTTCCAGTCAAACTGACGGAGGGGATGAAATATCCCAGAGATAGCACACGTGTATGCGCAGTATGCATTTGCAATGTGTTTTTCCAGTTTCTTCTGTATGTTTAAAAGTGAGATGAAGAAATTCAGTTTTTGAGTTCTTCGTGGACAACAGGATAAAGACACACTTAGAGGTGAAATTAGATAAAAGGAGAAGTGTTTCCTAAGGATCTAATGTAGGCAAAGTATCAGGAATTCATTATGTTGTAGCAGCCTTAGCATTTTTTGCTGTTGGATGGTTATGATCATCGTCCAGAAAGCACTGTTCTATCATTATGAATTTTATTCCTTGCACTTGATCTGTTCTCTTGTGAGAATTGATAGGCTAATTTGGAAACAGACGGCTTCCTTGACCTTTTAAGGACTCCATTCTGATATAAAATCTCGTATCCAATATAAACTAGAGCGTAGTTTCACTCGGTTCCATTATTCTACCTTCAATTATTGAATTTCTTAGGCCTTCCTTTTTGTCTTGGTTGTTGCAAGTTAGATTTTATGGAAGTCATACCAGTGAAGCCGACATCAATATTTTGAACTGGTTGatattgttttgtttatttgccATAGTAAATTAACATATTAATCATCTTATTCAGGATGAACTATGAACAATTTCTTTTAGTCAGGAGTAAAATAGAGTTAGTTAACAATAATCTAGAGGGTAAATTGCACTAAACCCCagcgaaaaaaggaaaaacgaaAAAGACTctgaaaacgaaaaaaaaaaattaatacacATGTCCAGAGTGAAATTGAGTCCAGACAATTGCATAATACGGTTTATTATATTTTAGCCGTTCAATACTTGAATAACTATTTAATGTTATGCTAattatttcaattttcattacGTGCATTCcatcaaaataaatttgaacTTTGTTATTCAAAATGATTTTACGTTCATTGCATTTGCTAGACTTTagaaaaatgagataaaagggtgtaaaaaaaaaaaacccctgtGGTATCGTTATCTTACAAAAAAAGTCTCTTGTGATTTCAAATCATATGTGTTGGGACTTCATGGTTTGAAataagggttaatcacattttatccctttAAAGAATACTCCATTTCTCAGTTTATCCCCTaatctttaattttgctcacttaaccccccttaggacaaaattgcccttgcattattttgactcttcatttaccttattttcctttcttttatttctttttctcttttttctttatttaattcttcctctttcccacaaaaattttcaccttaatgattgaaattaaaaaagaggaattgcagagatctattttctccttaaatgattaaaaaaatattcaaatcactttcctaaaatacaatttttttagcctttcaattcttttaatttttagttttcctctttcctttctagtttctcattttattgtcaaaaaaatatcataagatgaaattgttttcctttcttttatttctttttctctttcttctctctttcatccttcccaatagaaatttcatttcaacgaaaatttttattttgagtttgtaattgcatatttctgggtgaaggtttaaaaggcatcaaaaactaatttcgATTTTTTGTATAATAccacgtgtcacaaatttcaattgatgattattaatcgggtcacaatttcatcttaagatattttcttgggaataaaatgagaaactagaaaggaaagaggaaaacccaaaattaaaagaattgaaaggctaaaaaaattgtattttaggaaagtgatttgaatattttttttaattatttaaggagaagatagatctctgcaattcctcttttttaatttcaatcactAAGGTAAAGATTTTtatgggaaagaggaagaattaaataaaaaagaaagataaaaagaaataaaagaaagcaaaataaggtaaatgaaaagtcaaaataatgcaagggcaattttgtcctaaaggggattaaatgagcaaaattaaaggttagagGGTAAATTGAGAAATggggtattctttaaggggataaaatgtgattaacccttgaAATAATTTGAAACATCGACGGAAATCGTTAAAACAAACGAATCTGAGTGAAATAATAGAAATACCCTTATAATATACGCAAAAAATAGCCTAAAACAAACAATTTTTTATTCATCGGTTTCATTCACTAATAATATAAGCAAAAATTGTTGGTTTCTACAGGTTTGGAGCGAAATTGAAGAAGAGCCTTGGTAGTTTTATTAAGATCTAAGGGCCAAATAGGTATATCAGGTCAAATTTTGTcttaaaaaactatttttcgGAAGAACCACTCGCAATTCCAGCGTGTTCACATCAAACGCATTAGATCTAATGATTTCTGTCGATTTTATTTTAAATCATAAGGTACGAACGCGTATGATTTGAAACCATAGAAGATTTTTCTGTAGAATAACTATGCCACAGGTGCTTTTGTATTTTCTACCCGAGATAAGATGTAAGAAGCCAACATGGAGCTTACATGCAAGTTTAAGATAGGTGGACTAGATTCCTCTCCATCGCATTGGAGAGAATATCTCTTCATTATAtcctaataaaattaatttaaaaatttaaaaatcaacACCATTCATAATATATTTCATTACTTATATTAGTTATACATAGAATTTCGTATAAATTTGACttagttttaccttctaattaAACATTACAGATTTTGTtataattttattcatttttcactGTATAGATGTTTCGTATAAATTAAATGTCAAATATTCTCAAAAGAATATCATTTTTTAGTatgttgaaaaaaatacacGACCAAATGAGTAATGAGTTTATAGACTTACAGTGCTAACTATGGCTAGTGATCTGGTCCACCAAGTCATTCTACCCTGATAGTCATTAGTGCATAATTTAGAAGTCCTAATGAATGCATAATTctcccatttcttcttcttgtttttcttctttgtgaTTGCTATTAGCGGCATTTTGTTTCTGCATTGCAATCTGCAGAGGCCGCATCCTGGGTCtggacacgtggcagcccagacAAGGCCGAACTGGGCTTCGGCCCCTGGCCCCTGGCAGCCGACCTGGGCCGCACCACTAGGGCTCCCGAGGGGGCAAAGGTCCATCCCGAAGAGGTCGGGGGCAATCCCCCTGAGTGCGGGATACCGACTATTTTGGGCAGGTCCCGAAACGTACGGAAGTCGGACTCCCTCGCAGGTATAAATGGTAGCACACGTCAACTGTACAAGGTACGCTCATGATAGGCAAATTACTCTCGATTGTTATTACTTCCCGTGAATCCTACTCgccggaaaactaacttgaccgtcggagtgccctcggggacaacCCCCGGGCCCCCTCTCCCAGTTCATCCTTGTCTATTTTGCAGGCTTAGGACCAGCTCTTCCATCAGCACCCCGAACTCGTCAGTCCAGCTCTCCTCGGGGAAGCTCCGCgcttcttcagttggcgccgtctgtgggaaacgAGAGGTAAGTGCAGTTGTGTTGATGGCAAAGACGCGATCCAAGCGAGCGGTAGACAGCACCGGCCCTGGAGGCGGGATCAATCAACACTTCACGTCGGTCTGGTGCGCCGAGCTCGGGATCAATCAACACTTCACGTCGGTCGGCCATCCCCAGGCTAACGGTCAGGTGGAGAATGCCAACCGAACCATCTTGCAAGGACTAAAAACTAGGCTGGAGCTAGCCCAGTCTAACTGGCTAGAGGAGCTCCCTAGTGTTCTCTGGACCTATCGCACCACGCCTAGGGCGGCTACTCACGAGACACCGTTCTCCCTGACGTATGGGGCGGAGGCAGTGGTCCCCGCGGAGATCGGCCTCCCATCTCCTCGGACCCAGAACTTCGTTGCGACAGCCAACGAAGAAGAGTTGAGATGCAATCTGGACAGGCTAGAGACCAAGCGGGAGGAGGCAGCAATTCGGATGGCTAAGTACAAAAGCCAGCTCGCCCGCTACCACAACGCCCGAGTAAGGAGCATTCAGTTCCAGCCGGGGGACCTGGTCTTGCGAAAAAACTCAATCAGCAGAGCTTACAGTTCCAACAAGCTCGACCCAAACTGGGAGGGTCCGTACAAGGTCCTTGAGGTGAGCCGGGCTGGCTACTGCAGGCTCGCCAAGGTGGATGGATCTGAAGTACCTCGCACTTGGCACTTCTCCAATTTGCGACTGTTTGTAGCATAGGTTAGACCAGTTTGTTCAGTTGCCTGTTCTCTGAGATCCGAATTTttgttttctcatttcaatAAAAGCCCGACTTCACAGTTTCAATTTCACTTGTACTTgtctcattttaaaattttttaaagtctGCACCTTACACTAgcacacttagcgttccctcGCTCAATGTCCTAGTGGGGGGCTAGGGGTACTAAGCAGCCAAGTGTGAGGCGTTCGACCCAAGAGGTCAGCACGAACGCACTCAATGTTTAAATACTTAGCCAAGTGTGAAGTGCTCggcccaagaggtcggcacgatGGAGAGGAACTTGGAAGCGTGGGAGGATTCTAGAAATCCCGcgttcgacccaggaggtcggcgaaAGAGGAGTTCGAGACCCGACATACGATCCCGAGGGGCCGGCATGGGCCTTCGAGTCCGGGGGCTCCGCGTTCGACCCTGGAGGTCGGCAGGAACGCCCTTAGCGTTTAAGTGCTCAGCCCCAAGAGACTGGCACACCCCCCTTAGTGGGGCTATTTGGTGCTCGACCCTAGAGGCCGGCGCATAATCTTAATAGTTAGATTGCCGTTTGGCAACTCCATTGCTGGATGGAAAGGGTGACGCGTTTGGTGCTCGGCCTTGGAGGTCGGCACATGGCGTTGCTCGCAGGCAAGAAAGGCAGAATGACTCTTCGAAATTTTGCATATGCATTTAaggcctatctattacaaagttTCCGAGctgcctatctattacaaaacttCCGAGTTGCCTATCCGCTACAAAATGTGTCGAGCTGTGAAGAGAAAATAGCTCGAGCCCCTCCTTCTTGCTGGTAGTCCGCTTGGAGCAGGAGCTGAAGGTACACCTTAAACATGCTGAGAGGCGTATGGTGAACGCTATCCAATCGAACCTTTCCGTCTCAGATGGACCCCCAAGAGCATTTTCAACTGGAGCATGGTCACATCCTTATAAGGAGACGGAAAGGGTTTCTGGAGTGGTCGCCGCCTTAGACCACCGGCTCCTTCCCGACAGCTCGGCCAGGAGACTCGCCCTCCTCCAAGGGAACCTCCTCCAGCACGGCCCCGGTGTCGGTCCGGCCCGCCAGCTCCTTCAGGGAATGCCCCTTGCGATACCCGTCAAAGAGCCAGTCCAGCCTCGCCTCGGCCGCGGGGTTGTAGTCTTTGATGCTCGCCAAGTCGAGGCCGGGAGGATTGAGCTTCTTCACCTGGTCCAGGACCCGAGTGCAGCCGACCTGGAGGATGGGCAGGTTGAGATGAGCGATGTCCTCCTCAAACTGCTCGGAAGTAAGGAACTCCCGAACAGCCTTCTTCCGCTCCCGGCTGACGGTGCCGGAGAGCTCGAGGGCATGCTTCTCCTTCAGCCTAGCCGCGCCGGCCCTCTCCTGGTCGAGCTCCGACCTGGTGGAGGCGAGCTGGACCTGGGCGGTGTCCAGCTCCTTCTCGGCCTTGTCCAGTTCGGCCTTGAGGGAGCTTGCCTCCTTGAGGGTCTGGAAAAGCTTCTTCTCCGCCTCCAGATTCTTCTTCCGCAGTTTCTCCAGGTCGGGAGACAGCTCGGAGAAGCGGGTCGCCAGGGCGGTGCCAGCGGCATTGGCCTGAAGGGGAAAAGGAAATAGGTCAGCACGTCACACTACTTAACCGAGACACGGAGGCAAAACTAACTCACGGGCTAGACTTACTTGAGCCTGGGAGGTGTAGtacgcgtccaagagctcggagGGGTCGGCCAGCTCCATCCATCTCCTGTCACGAGGGAGGACCGAGCCCACCATCAGCTCGCGAGCCACCTCGGGAAACTGGGTTCGGTCGTTGATGGAGAGCTCCCACGACGGGCAAAAGTGGCGGGGGTCGTGCATCGTGGGGGTTTGGCCTGACTTCAGGGGAGCCACGTGGCGGAAGTGCCACAAGCTCGGGGGAGTTGACTCCTGGGCATGCTCCTCGGCAGAACCCACGCCTAGGTGGGCTGGCCCCCCGGAGACCAGCGTAAGAGGAGGAGGCTGTGCGGGGACCAGCGCGAGCCTCTTCTGCCCGGCTTGGGAGGGCTCGTCCCCTCTGCCCCTCTTCTGCCCAGCCGCCTTCTTCTTGTTGGCGGCCTGCTTGGAGGGGGACGGCTGCGACGCCTCTTTCTGGGGGCTGAGCCGTCCCTCGGGGTGGAAGCCCCTCCTGGGGCCCCCTGTGCAGTCCCGGGCTGGGAGGCGGGAGTGGCCTCCTCAGTAGGAGAGCCCAGCAGCTGGGAGAGCTTCCTCACTGCAACGAACACAACCAGATAAGCAAGACGCAAGGCAGTttaagagaaaaaggaaaaaccaacATATACTACAAATGCGACAGGGGCAAAGCCAGCGTTACAGGTGTCGAGTTTGGGCTGGGGGGTAGCCACTTCCCCAGAGGATCCGGACACCGTCCCCATCAGCCCGGCTGCGGAGATCTGCTCAGTGGAGATCTTGGCGACATCGAACTTCACCTTGGAGCCCAACAGCTGGCCGAGGGTATCGTAGTCCAGGTCCTCCGGATAGGGGTCGGCCTTGACTCCCCCAACCTTCCACACATTGGGGGGAAAATGTGTGGACCTGACAAAGAAGAAGTCCCCATTCCAGTCCTTCACGGAGGAGGGGAGCCCGTGGAACAACTCCTGGGCCCCTTTTCCTCCGTTGGTTTGGGGGCCACGGCGGGAGAAGTAGTACCATCTCGGGAGGGCGGTCTTAAGAATGAATGCAGCTcggaagagggagagagagtagGGGATATCGTAGAGGAGTCAGTAGATCAGGAATCCGGTAATGATCCTGATGGAGGTGGGGTGAAACTGGGTGATCCTGAGCCCCCAGTGGTTCAAGATCTCGGTAAGAGCTGAGGGAATGGGGAGACGGAGGCCGGCGATGAGCTGCTCCCTATAGATGGCCACGAAGCCTGGGGGAGGTCTGCAGGCTCGGTCGTTAGGCCCGGCCGCCCTCAGCTCGTAGGCCGGAGGAATAGAGTAAGACCTGGCTAGCTCGGCCATGGCCTCGGGGGATAGGGTAGCCTCCTGCAGGTCTGGGCGACCGTAGGAGAGCTCGAGATCATTCCCCTGCTCAGGAGCAGGGGTCCCCTCAGAGAAATCCCTATCTCCCCCGGCTCCGCCTTGGGCTCCACCGGGGGAATCATGGGGAGACTGGGGAGAAGAGGCGGAGGTAGCCTGCCGCCCGATGTAAGCATCGAGCTCGGCTACCTCCTCAACGGCTCGGGCTGAGGGAGAGTGGGCGGATGGAGAACTCATGATGACTATGGGATCTAGCAGGTCGGGGTTAGAAGCAGAGGAAGAGGAAGGCGGAGGAGGGGAAGGCGACGGCAAGgatgaggaagaaatgaagattcTGGTGGCTCTGCGACGGACCGGGGACAGGGAGGCGGTGGAAGTAACGTCGGAATGACCCGACATAAAAAGCAGAAGGCAAAAGGGAAGATGAATCGCAAAAAGGGACTTACTGATGATGATCAAGGCCGAAGAAGGATGGAAGGTTCGCCGGAATCTGGGCACGGGACACCGGAAGTTGCCGGAAAAGGGAAATGCGAATGCACAAGGAAAATGGGAGTGCAGAATGCGCGAGGGGAAGAAGAAATGGCAAATGGAGTCGGGTGAAATCCGAGAACCCCTATTTATAAGGAGGGGAAATGGGGGGAAAACGGTTGCGTGAATTTGAACCTACCCCCATGTGAATGCATTTAATGCTGGTACGGAAACCGAAGAGGCGTGACAACTGAAAGGACGTGGGCGCGGCATCCCTGCGACAGCACTGTACCAGAAGTGACCTGGGCAGAGTAGTGCGCGGCCCTGGCCTCCCACGTGGCAGAGGTAGATTAGGTCTGCCTGACAGCcctacctaatctagggggctagTGCAGAGGCCCCATCCTGGGTCtggacacgtggcagcccagacAAGGCCGAGCTGGGCTTCGGCCCCTGGCCCCTGGCAGCCGACCTGGGCCGCACCACTAGGGCTCCCGAGGGGGCAAGGGTCCATCCCGAAGAGGTCGGGGGCAATCCCCCTGAGTGCGGGATACCGACTATTCTGGGCAGgtcccgaaacgtacggaggtcggactccctCGCAGGTATAAATGGTAGCATACGTCAACTGTACAAGGTACGCTCACGATAGGCAAATTACTCTCGGTTGTTATTACTTCCCGTGAATCCTACTCgccggaaaactaacttgaccgtcggagtgccctcggggacgACCCCCGGGCCCCCTCTCCCAGTTCATCCTTGTCTATTTTGCAGGTTTAGGACCAGATCTTCCATCATCACCCCGAGCTCGTCAGTCCAGCTCTCCTCGGGGAAGCTCCGCGCTTCTTCACAATCCAATTTGAGTAATTGTGAAAGATTATATTCAAGATTTTGGAAGCAACAACTGGGACGGAAAGGGGAATGATGGGTTGCATTATGATACTGCTTATTTTGCCTTAGAAGAGCTGAAGCTGCAAATTGAGTTGGCTGAGAACGAGTTTTGGAAGAAGAAATCTAGGCCTTTTGCACGTTGGTTTCACAATTTTATGGTTACCATGTTCAATGAATTTCAAGTGGAGTATAAGTTTTTGACAATTGTTGTGCATTACATTCACAACTGGAATGATGCTGACAGGGTAGTGGGAGTTTGAAATCTCTGGTTATCAAGATTGAAGCTGCAATTTCAAATATAGAAGATTTCCTTGTACCTGTTCTTGTGAACTACAACATGGTTAAATCCCCTTCATGGCTTGTTGACATAATTTCAGATTATTTGAAAAGGATTGATCGTTTAAAGTTAGATATCAGAAAAGCGTACGATGATTACTTGGCATGCCATAGCTCATTTGATTCGCTTTCTAACTTCTTTCAGTTGCTCTAGATTTCTGTCTGTATTTAGGGCGTGTTTGTTTGgactgaaaatatttttgaaaatcattttcaaCAGTTTTTGGTGTTTGGTTGCTTTAAAGTTGGTGAAAATAATTTCCAttgtaaaatattttcctgaAGTCAGTGTAAAATAACTTTCCTAAAAGAGctattgatgttatttttcGGAAGAACGTGTCTCTAATGAAATCGAAACTTTCAACAAAAGAACCTAACTTTCAAAGGTAATGAGAGGCCCAAAAGGCTCACCAGGGAATTTGCCAGTGAACTTACCTGTGAC
The Coffea arabica cultivar ET-39 chromosome 6c, Coffea Arabica ET-39 HiFi, whole genome shotgun sequence genome window above contains:
- the LOC113691610 gene encoding vacuolar protein sorting-associated protein 9A; its protein translation is METATSDAFGSSTAPLTWHDFLERMRHPSAAPFVKDIKSFIVSFMNNAPDGERDSAAVQEFLGNMETAFRAHTLWAGSSEEELESAGEGLEKYVMTKLFPRVFASLPEDVQADDQLYEKIALVQQFIQPENLDIKPTFQNETSWLLAQKELQKINMYKAPRDKLVCILNCCKVISNLLLNASIAAKENPPGADEFLPVLIYVTIKANPPQLHSNLLYIQRYRRQSRLVSEAAYFFTNMLSAESFVMNIDAKALSMDETEFQKNMEYAHTLLSGLSGASDNLPGQSDQRVGPVNPREGLNHNKQQVSTIQNQSSLESSDTKSRNEEPYVKDQLSKIPSISDLENKGANMLLKEDKLKQEFQDFPYLYSRVGDLTVGDVEDLLNSYKQLVFKYVSLSKGLGLTTLLHPSSTEQQKEQHEAISMEGHKGTREEKSIEEKSIDESSKDFSQTAGDLNESCSVVENAESMLSEDEAVSSQTDGGDEISQR